Genomic segment of Mytilus edulis chromosome 12, xbMytEdul2.2, whole genome shotgun sequence:
CGTCGACAAACATAGAACATTACATGGAAACCGTCATTTTCTTAACAAGAGCTACAAATATGACAACATATGACATGTCATACCTTGAAAGTCAATTTTTGAACCCGGTTTATCTTGATGTATATCATCCGGAAAAATTAATCCTAAAACAAGCAGAGCAGCAAAGTTTTCAGATGCCATTTCATATAAGTTTTAAAATACCGCCATCACTTGAATTTGTTCGCTTTACCCATATGTCAGTCGTTTCTGCTACTGTTTCCATCACATGCGCAAATTCATctatgaaatattttgatatttcataTAGTGTTTTTGAACAGTATCCAATTGTACAACAGAAATGCGGAAAACATCTTAGATATTTAGATGTCTCTGGAATATCTTCAACAATGATATTTCAAACAATTCCTCTGCCAAGACTGACCACATTAAAAATGACGCATGCCAACATAGACCGGAGTATTCTTGAAGGCAAGCAGTGGATGCTAGAACAAGCACCCGCACTGAAAAATGTAGATATATCTTTCAATAATCTTTGGACATTGCAAGACACGGAAttattaaatacttcaggaatAACACATCTGAATATGTCGAATAATCTTTTCAGGTCAGTTCCTACTTGTGTCTCTAAACTACGACACCTAGAATCGTTAGacctttcaaataatttgatAACGTCTGTTGATAAAACTATTCGAAAATGGTTAGATGAAATTATTGAGTCAACACACAATTTTAGCCTCGATTTGAATAACAATGCTTTTGTTTGTTCTTGCGCTACACTTGACTTTCTGTTATGGTTAACAAAGACACCGGTATCATTTGTAAATGGAAATAGTTACACGTGCACAATGTCAAATAATACACAGGTCAATCTTATGGAAGTCACCAAGGATATCAAGAGATATTTTGCTGACTGCAATGCCACCGTGTGGCTAAGGATTGGAATAGTACTAATTTCGTGTATTGTAGGTGTATCGATACCACTTTCGATTGTGTATTATTACAGATGGAAAATAATTCTGTTTATGTTTAGAAAATTCAGACGAGCAGTCGAGAAAGGGCTGCATGTAAATTATGAATATGATGTTTATGTTTCCTATGAAGAAAGAAGCATAACTTGGATAAAGAATAATCTCCTTCCGAAGACTGAACAAGAATGGGGACTGAAAATCTGCTTACATGACCGCGACCTACTTCCTGGACAACCTACTTCAGAATCTAAGGCACTTTCAATTCATCAAAGTAGACATGCAATTTTTATTATTACTGAAAATTTCAACGAGTGCGAGTGGGGAAAATTTGAAATCGAAAGGGCAAAGTATGAGAAATATACGAAAAACTTGATGAAAATCATTGTAATTTTACAAAACGTAAACGTCATTGATATCCCTGAACAACTTGTCGACATTTCAAATGATGTTAACTTTATCGAATGGCATCGAGACGAAACTGGAATTGGTGAAAATCAGACTGAATGGTTTAGACTTAAGACATTGCTTTttctaaattagaaaaaaagaaaatttagaaaacaaaGTATAAACTACCACTGATAATTTCAAAAGTGGTTTAATACATGtgtgtttattttgaaaaattatgtaaggAACTGCAAACTGAATCAGTTCATTTAAAAATCTGTAAATTTTCACTGGGAGTAGGAAAGAGAAGCGCAAATATGGCAGTGATAGGTGAGCTAGGGAGATATCCTTTATTTATTGAAGTTATAGTTAATATGTTTTCATACTTATCACGTTTAACAAGTACAGAGGACCAATTATTGTCTGAAGCTCTCCTTGTATCAAAATCCTTATCAAACCATAGTAAGAAAAGTTGGTTTAATTCTATAAGTTCACTAGCAAAATACTTAGACATAGATTTATCACAAGTTTTGAAAATCAAACTtgaaaagatttattttaaacaaacttaaattaaagtataataaGTTGTGGTATTCATCTTTAAACAATGACAGAAAAAATATGTCATTTGGAAATAAACTTAGAACATACAGACTTTTtaagagaaatatatattttgaacctTATTTGGCTATAGGTAATAGGAATCTGAGAATTCAGATGACAAAATTCAGAATTAGTAATCATGATTTAGAAATAGAGAGAGGTAGATACAGGGAACTTCAGGCAATGGATAGAATTTGTAATCTTTGTAAAAAAGAAGTGGAAGATGAACTCCAttttttacttaaatgttcatcTTTGGAAAGTGAGAGAGTTTCCATTATTTCCAACATAGTTAAAAGTTACAAAAACTTTCacaatttagattatcaatcacaatttatttggctaatgtccAATGAAGATAGTCACATTTTTAATCAAGTGagcaatttaattaataatttaaatgttgttcGAAAACAACTATTAGAAacttaattaaaattgagaatggaaattgggaatgtgccaaagagacaacaacccgaccatagaaaaaaaaacaacagcagaaggtcaccaacaggtcttcaatgtagcgagaaattcccgcacccggaggcgtccttcaactggccctaaattatatattttactgtaaaaagaCAGTGGCATAATTTAGATAGTTGTACATTTTCTTATTGTAGGATCATAAAAGCACCAGGGGAAAAACCagaatatttaaattcagtttCCTATATTTTTTAGGATCACTGTATTTGTCAAAGTTGAAAcatgatacattttataaatatacattagtGTGTCTTTCTTTTCTCTTCGTTGTTATCATTGATTTAATTGTACtcaaataattgtaatcattttgtaatcATTGTACCAAATTCAACTTGTGATTATTCTGCCTGTAATGGGcgtctttaattgacaataaaatatatttgatttgtaaCAACCCCCTAGATACAGCATTGTATCTTCTCTTTATctaatcatttaaaaataaaatatttgcacACAAATCTGTTTTCCTATAGTTATCGCGTACTTGATCGCCCGTTTTTTTAATTGGTATATGTTTTTTAACAATGTGTGATcttaatatagttatcaaaggtaccaggattataatttagtacgccagacgcacgtttcgtctacataagactcaccagtgacgctcatatcaaaatatttataaagccaaacaaggataaaagttgaagagcattaagaatccaaaattccaaaaatttgtgccaaatacagctaaggttaacTATGCCTggaaaagaaaatcctttatttttcgaaaattcaaagttttgtaaacaggaaatttataaaaatgaccacacgAAGTGTtggctactgagctggtgataccctcggggacgaaacgcccaccagcagtggcatcgacccagtggtgtaaatagttatcaaagttaccaggactgaaattgacattttaatctGAATATCTCATAAAATAGAAGTAttccagtcaaactaagtttgaacctcaaactaattgcaacagaaaaagtgttagttctaatctatagcatgtAGCCccaaaaatatacagaaaaaaggTCCCATAAAACCTAACTTCCTATGGAAATTAGCATTGGAAAAAGAgtcttttttgtcagttttttggttgattttcataaaattcatgtaaagtatgatactttgatggggtttaTAAGTTCGTACTTGACTACATTATATATTCTCCTGCTCATGAAATGTGCAAAATTGAAGTGTTATtggtatttttatgtttttttgaatatttttagctcacctggcccaaagggccaagtgagcttttcccactttgcgtccggcgtccgtcgtccgtcgtcgtcgtccgtcgtcgaaaacttttacaaaaaccttctcctcagaaactactgggccaaattaaaccaaacttggccaaagccatcattggggtatcttgtttgaaaaatgtgtccggtgacccgatcaaccaaccaagatggccgccatggctaaaaatagaacaaagggataaaatgcagtttttggcttataactcaaaaaccaaagcatttagagcaaatctgactggggtaaaattgtttatcaggtcaggatctatctcccctgaaattttcagatgaatcggacaacccgttgttgggttgctgcccctaaattggtaattttaaggaaattttactgtttttggttattatcttgaatattataatagatagagataaactgtaaacagcaataatgttcagcaaagtaagatctacaaataagacaacaatTGTCagttaccccttaaggagttatttccctttatagtcattttctaacaattttcataaatttttgtaaatttttgtaaattttttagaatatattttccactgtaattactgggccaagttcattatagatagagctaattgtagcaagaagaatgtctagtaacgtaagatctacaaacacaattttgtcatgaatttatctgcgTCCATTGTTTtatatgcacaaagaccaaggtgagcgacacaggctcttgggagcctctagtttattaaaGTTGCACCAATTATAAGACCGATACATTATTAAGCTATCATAAGTCTTATTAATGTATTGTTCTGTTCTGAGTGTTGATgcgtttatttgtactgtatttctATCATGGAATGTAGTCATTTTAGTGGCATTTTCAACATTGCCATAAAGAAGGGAGGTTTGATTTGCCATAAGAGTTAAAAACAAGGTTCCACCACCATTGTTTCTTACAATGTCATGTACTAAGATAttaatatggcagttgttataaaaCTATGTATTTTGGCGTTTCTTGTTTAGCAGtttaatgtttctgttgttccgttgttttcctcttatagttgatatgtttccctcggaTTTGGTTTGTGGCCCTGTTTTGTTTCCCTCAACCGATTTATGACtgttgaacatcggtatactactgttgcttttatttgacTCATTTTTCAGACTTAGCCATTACCATTAATTCAGTACTGGTAAGACAATTCGCGTATAGTCATTTACATCTGCTGTCTATGTTCGGACGATTTAGTAATTGTTATCAGGCTCTACCCAACACCATCATATTGAACTGTCTGAAAAACAACTGAGCAGTTGTTCCCTTCACTGCCATACTGAATTGTCTGCTGTCTGAGTCAAAATGACCATTTAAAACGAAAATGTTACCAATTTGTTAAGAtgtctataaaaaaaactgtgCATTCACATGCCTTATTCCAATGCCTTTTTGCAAGTTTGATTCTAGCGTCATTGATGATTCTTTGTACACGAAACTCGCGTCTTGCGAACGCTAGGTATCTCTGATAAGTGTATTTGTAAAAAGGCATGGGAATGAGGCATGTGACTGcacgttttttttataatactacTTTTAAAATTCCTGAGCAGGTGTAGTCATTTTTCTCAAGCAGAAAATAGTAGATAAAAcgtagttttatagctagctaaacctctcaattgtatgacagtcgcataaaatagGGAATGACATGTTCGTCAGACAGGATTCGTCTAAACGTCATTTTTTCATTGTAGATATTTTTCTTAGTTACTTAAAGCAGTAGGTCAACCTATTTTGTGAATGTGTTGATTGTAATtaggtgtacatgtacatgttggtCCTGTACGGTTTGTCTGCCCTCGATGTCTTTTCATGACTCATGAAGATACCAAGACCTGGTTGATAAAtgttccgtatcaacttcacaaataatacacgatggtcttgatgcaTAGATTCTgtgtactgatgttgtttatcatcttaacaacgtgttttatagttctttcatttgtctttattctattattaatataacttttactgttgaatggttttatgagatatccgtttgacgttgctcggtacttatacatctcgtcaatgtgtatgtattgtctttcattttttggtggcgtgttttgtatatgcgactttttgtatttttttggttcttataacgtgactctgtactttaaaagatcccgtcagtatgatattgttctattttatgtcattatgatatatttctattgtgaattataaaatacgttgaaccataaacgtcaaaatcattcaatctggtagtggaattaactatttgtggattcttataaattctatatataacttttggactattttcaatctcggtctatttctgaaatttattcttacatacttttgatttttaaccctatatgctaacattgcctatgtaaattttaaaattgtttgtatgaaCTTTGAACTACAAATTTATga
This window contains:
- the LOC139498865 gene encoding toll-like receptor 4, which gives rise to MIGHIINALLLITISMKVICDGRTSSCHYSLNRVKRLVAHCENQGFMFVPRNLNKTIQELDLSNNTIKTLENGTFYNYSTLEVLILNHNRISEVHIHAFVGLPYLKALRIRGNLINIKKLPTRVFSPLDNLTALDIGRNEEQSPVNKTFVYPDKTFSALKRLQFLSLDLFMFPEFGDGFRSLQFITVLNFDRCYLKNRDRFTLSNSTFRNFSPKLKELYIRRCVNFFRLDKGILQYFPELKVLDLSNSNIHLYQALNILHPYQNKKMSVINFHHISDKSLNDDEFPYSVVVTKKMMKYLRTICVEALDLSKTGIVDDQLNSLFSFQYPECFKTFIISSNRLPSTNIEHYMETVIFLTRATNMTTYDMSYLESQFLNPVYLDVYHPEKLILKQAEQQSFQMPFHISFKIPPSLEFVRFTHMSVVSATVSITCANSSMKYFDISYSVFEQYPIVQQKCGKHLRYLDVSGISSTMIFQTIPLPRLTTLKMTHANIDRSILEGKQWMLEQAPALKNVDISFNNLWTLQDTELLNTSGITHLNMSNNLFRSVPTCVSKLRHLESLDLSNNLITSVDKTIRKWLDEIIESTHNFSLDLNNNAFVCSCATLDFLLWLTKTPVSFVNGNSYTCTMSNNTQVNLMEVTKDIKRYFADCNATVWLRIGIVLISCIVGVSIPLSIVYYYRWKIILFMFRKFRRAVEKGLHVNYEYDVYVSYEERSITWIKNNLLPKTEQEWGLKICLHDRDLLPGQPTSESKALSIHQSRHAIFIITENFNECEWGKFEIERAKYEKYTKNLMKIIVILQNVNVIDIPEQLVDISNDVNFIEWHRDETGIGENQTEWFRLKTLLFLN